In Spirochaetaceae bacterium, the following are encoded in one genomic region:
- a CDS encoding acyl carrier protein, whose amino-acid sequence MASTAERIRTLVTENIEVDGKPIDLPDDLDISLTEAGVPSTDVVALTKVIGQEYGVEFSPDQCAELNTLKKVVAYLDSKSG is encoded by the coding sequence ATGGCCTCAACAGCGGAACGGATCAGGACACTGGTCACCGAGAATATCGAAGTGGACGGCAAGCCCATCGATCTCCCCGACGACCTCGACATAAGCCTCACCGAGGCCGGCGTGCCGTCAACCGATGTCGTCGCGCTTACCAAGGTGATCGGACAAGAATACGGCGTGGAGTTCTCGCCCGACCAATGCGCCGAACTCAACACCCTGAAGAAGGTGGTAGCTTACCTCGACAGCAAGTCCGGTTAG
- a CDS encoding type I polyketide synthase — translation MQPDASPRSRSVRAGGAEPVAIVGMACRFPGADGPAEFWRRLAAGADLVSEGEPGSGVGRVGRLFPDTAERRPACRFGAYLDDLELFDAPFFRISPVEAQMLDPQQRLMLETSWRALEDAAIDPERLAGSRTGVYAGISNNEYRSLIMEASDTSEPAASLYTVTGTSYNTAIGRVAFALGLEGPAIAVDTACSSSLVALHQAVSGLQGGESDLALAGGVHTILSGRLLELRANAGMLSPDGRCKTFDAAANGYVRGEGCGILVLKRLADAEADGDRIWAVVRATALNQDGASPGLTVPSGPAQERVIEAALRRAGIEPADVDYVEAHGTGTEVGDPIEANATGAVYGRGRDPDRPLLIGSVKTNIGHLESAAGVAGVMKVVLAMQQGVIPPHLHFRNPSPQMDWERLPLRVTAEATAWPVHAGHPPLAGVSGFGWSGTNAHVVLEGAAAANGRGAVEQGHWACGPARPIAVAMPKPVAEVPGVSDGIAARAARLLPLSGKSEAALRDLARAYLGWLDDHGEEVAARGSAADAPLSDLAWTASVGRGRFAYRAGVVFRDAATLREGLCALADPGAGAPPSAPVAAPPKVAFAFTGQASQWPGMGETLYASEPVVRAVLDRCDALLRAERGATLLDVMFGRPGAAGGLDEPAWKQPAIYALECALAALWGSLGIVPEVVVGHSLGEIAAAQTACVFSLEDGLRFAAARGALIGALPEAGAMAVVFAPADRVAAAVADHNASAAGTGLCVAVDNGSNQVVSGPAADVAALLERFEAGQVRVRLLRNSPAYHSALVEPALDGLEVALQRVAFAAPSIPLVSNLSGRLLEPGRVPDGAYWRRHAREKVQFRQAVETLAELGTEALIEIGPHAVLGPMASLAWPPAAGGPPAVLASLRRPSRDTPPEEVEGAFTAAVAGAWEAGLPVRLDALFAGEERRRISLPGYPFQRRGTGSPRPGGAVPAPATRCWASGTSRRAARWRSTPNCWPANRRG, via the coding sequence ATGCAGCCGGATGCAAGTCCCCGTAGTCGAAGTGTGCGCGCCGGTGGTGCCGAGCCCGTCGCGATCGTCGGCATGGCGTGCCGGTTTCCCGGCGCCGACGGCCCGGCCGAGTTCTGGCGCCGGCTCGCCGCCGGCGCGGACCTGGTCAGCGAGGGCGAGCCCGGTTCCGGGGTGGGGCGGGTGGGCCGGCTGTTCCCGGACACCGCCGAGCGGCGGCCGGCGTGCCGGTTCGGCGCCTACCTCGACGACCTGGAGCTGTTCGACGCCCCGTTCTTCCGCATCTCGCCGGTCGAGGCGCAGATGCTCGATCCGCAGCAGCGGCTGATGCTGGAGACGAGCTGGCGCGCGCTGGAAGACGCCGCGATCGACCCGGAGCGCCTGGCCGGCAGCCGCACCGGGGTGTACGCCGGCATCAGCAACAACGAGTACCGCAGCCTGATCATGGAGGCGAGCGACACCTCCGAGCCGGCCGCGAGCCTGTACACGGTCACCGGCACCTCCTACAACACCGCGATCGGGCGGGTGGCTTTTGCCCTGGGGCTGGAAGGGCCGGCGATCGCCGTGGACACCGCCTGCTCATCGTCGCTGGTCGCGCTGCACCAGGCGGTGTCGGGCCTGCAGGGCGGCGAGTCTGATCTTGCGCTGGCCGGCGGCGTGCACACCATCCTGTCGGGGCGGCTGCTGGAGCTGCGCGCCAACGCCGGCATGCTGTCGCCGGACGGCCGTTGCAAGACGTTCGACGCGGCGGCCAACGGCTACGTGCGCGGCGAGGGTTGCGGCATCCTGGTGCTGAAGCGGCTGGCCGATGCGGAGGCCGACGGCGACCGCATCTGGGCGGTGGTCCGCGCCACGGCGCTGAACCAGGATGGGGCGAGCCCGGGCCTGACGGTGCCGAGCGGACCGGCTCAGGAGCGGGTGATCGAGGCGGCGCTGCGGCGCGCCGGCATCGAGCCGGCGGACGTGGACTACGTGGAGGCGCACGGCACCGGCACCGAGGTTGGCGACCCGATCGAGGCCAACGCCACCGGGGCGGTCTACGGCCGCGGCCGCGATCCCGACCGGCCGCTCCTGATCGGCTCGGTGAAGACCAACATCGGCCACCTGGAGTCGGCGGCGGGGGTCGCCGGAGTGATGAAGGTAGTGCTGGCGATGCAGCAGGGAGTGATCCCGCCGCACCTGCACTTCCGCAACCCGAGTCCGCAAATGGATTGGGAGCGGCTCCCGCTGCGCGTCACCGCGGAGGCCACGGCGTGGCCGGTGCATGCCGGGCATCCGCCGCTCGCCGGGGTGAGCGGCTTCGGGTGGTCCGGCACCAACGCGCACGTGGTGCTGGAAGGGGCCGCGGCCGCGAACGGCCGCGGCGCCGTGGAACAGGGCCACTGGGCGTGCGGGCCGGCTCGACCGATTGCCGTGGCGATGCCGAAGCCGGTCGCGGAGGTTCCGGGGGTCAGCGACGGCATCGCGGCACGCGCGGCGCGCTTGTTGCCGCTGTCGGGCAAGTCGGAAGCAGCGCTTCGCGACCTTGCGCGCGCGTACCTGGGCTGGCTCGACGACCATGGCGAGGAGGTAGCCGCGCGCGGGAGCGCGGCCGATGCGCCGTTGTCCGACCTGGCGTGGACGGCGAGCGTGGGGCGCGGCCGCTTCGCCTACCGTGCCGGTGTCGTGTTCCGGGATGCCGCCACGCTGCGCGAGGGGTTGTGCGCGCTGGCCGACCCGGGGGCGGGCGCGCCGCCTTCCGCGCCGGTGGCCGCGCCGCCGAAGGTGGCGTTCGCGTTTACGGGACAGGCCAGCCAGTGGCCCGGCATGGGCGAGACGCTGTACGCGAGCGAACCCGTGGTGCGCGCGGTCCTGGATCGGTGCGACGCGCTGCTGCGCGCCGAGCGCGGCGCCACGCTGCTGGACGTGATGTTCGGTCGCCCCGGTGCGGCCGGCGGGCTGGACGAGCCGGCGTGGAAGCAACCGGCGATCTACGCACTGGAGTGTGCGCTCGCCGCCCTCTGGGGGAGTCTGGGCATCGTACCGGAGGTGGTGGTCGGGCACAGTCTCGGTGAGATCGCGGCGGCGCAGACGGCATGCGTGTTCAGCCTGGAGGATGGGCTGCGTTTCGCCGCCGCGCGCGGCGCGCTGATCGGGGCCCTGCCGGAGGCGGGCGCCATGGCGGTGGTGTTTGCACCGGCGGATCGGGTTGCGGCGGCAGTGGCGGACCACAACGCGTCGGCCGCGGGGACCGGGTTGTGCGTGGCCGTCGACAACGGTTCGAACCAGGTGGTAAGCGGGCCGGCGGCCGATGTGGCGGCGCTGCTGGAGCGGTTCGAGGCGGGACAGGTGCGGGTACGGCTGCTGCGCAACAGCCCCGCCTACCACAGCGCGCTGGTGGAGCCGGCGCTCGATGGCCTGGAGGTGGCGCTGCAGCGGGTCGCGTTCGCGGCGCCCTCGATTCCCCTGGTAAGCAACCTGAGCGGCCGCCTGCTGGAGCCTGGTCGCGTCCCCGACGGCGCCTACTGGCGCCGCCACGCGCGCGAGAAGGTGCAGTTTCGCCAGGCCGTCGAGACGCTGGCCGAACTGGGCACGGAGGCGTTGATAGAGATTGGTCCGCACGCGGTGCTCGGGCCGATGGCCTCGCTGGCGTGGCCGCCGGCGGCGGGCGGCCCGCCGGCGGTGCTGGCCAGCCTGCGCCGGCCGTCCCGCGATACCCCGCCCGAGGAGGTGGAGGGCGCGTTCACGGCGGCGGTCGCGGGCGCCTGGGAGGCGGGGCTGCCGGTGCGGCTCGATGCGCTGTTCGCGGGCGAGGAGCGGCGCCGGATCTCGCTGCCGGGCTACCCGTTCCAGCGCCGCGGCACTGGATCCCCACGGCCCGGCGGCGCCGTGCCGGCGCCGGCCACCCGTTGCTGGGCGAGCGGCACGAGTCGGCGCGCGGCGAGGTGGCGTTCGACACCGAACTGCTGGCCGGCGAACCGGCGTGGCTGA
- a CDS encoding sulfatase has protein sequence MTEPRRPHIVVIAADTLRPAYLGCYGNGAMRTPNIDRLAAQSIRFTRAHPEALPTIPTRRTVHGGRRVYPFADYRPVPWDNVYLPGWQPLARDEPTVAEALDAAGYHTGFVADVPHYFVPGMNFTRGFSQWQFVRGQAEDRLGAESMADPALLPRYRSRIARRHLVNVRPQGPEEQWPTARTFRWAQRFLEQNAGGGKPLYLYVDSFTPHETWEAPLHYYDLYGSRAEREPVWLSVPYGPLADVPELEAQLPSVRANYAGLVTMVDHWCGRLLDTIDRLGIADRTLVLFFSDHGTNFADNPEGIVGKPAGWMYPGTMEIPLLLRLPDGRGAGSACDQLASTADIPATVADAAGLRGLPLDGLSLRAAGDGAYAGSDYLTCRYGNFVWYRDRSTWFFSGLDFTGPRLFDLEADPRCRNNVAERLPERAATARERILADAGGRLIRHDPPAATDAIGRRLA, from the coding sequence ATGACCGAACCGCGGCGCCCGCACATCGTGGTCATCGCCGCCGACACCTTGCGTCCGGCCTACCTCGGCTGCTACGGCAACGGCGCCATGCGCACACCCAACATCGACCGGCTGGCCGCGCAGTCGATCCGCTTCACGCGCGCCCATCCCGAGGCGCTGCCCACCATCCCGACGCGGCGCACCGTGCACGGCGGACGGCGCGTGTATCCGTTCGCCGACTACCGGCCGGTACCGTGGGACAACGTGTACCTCCCCGGCTGGCAGCCACTTGCCCGCGACGAGCCTACCGTGGCCGAGGCGCTCGACGCGGCCGGCTACCACACCGGCTTCGTCGCCGACGTGCCCCACTACTTCGTGCCAGGCATGAACTTCACCCGCGGCTTCAGCCAGTGGCAGTTCGTGCGCGGCCAGGCCGAGGACCGGCTCGGCGCCGAGTCCATGGCCGACCCGGCGCTGCTACCGCGCTACCGAAGCCGGATCGCCCGCCGCCACCTGGTCAACGTGCGCCCGCAGGGGCCCGAGGAACAGTGGCCAACGGCACGCACCTTCCGCTGGGCGCAGCGCTTCCTGGAGCAGAACGCCGGCGGCGGCAAGCCGCTCTACCTGTACGTCGACAGCTTCACTCCGCACGAGACCTGGGAGGCGCCGCTGCACTACTACGACCTGTACGGCAGCCGCGCCGAGCGCGAGCCGGTCTGGCTCAGCGTGCCCTACGGACCGCTGGCCGACGTGCCCGAACTGGAGGCCCAGTTGCCGAGCGTGCGGGCCAACTATGCCGGCCTGGTCACCATGGTCGACCACTGGTGCGGGCGGCTGCTGGATACCATCGACCGGCTCGGCATCGCGGACCGCACCCTGGTGCTGTTCTTCAGCGACCACGGCACCAACTTCGCCGACAACCCGGAGGGCATCGTGGGCAAGCCGGCCGGCTGGATGTATCCCGGCACCATGGAGATCCCGCTGCTGCTGCGCCTGCCGGACGGACGCGGCGCCGGCTCCGCGTGCGACCAATTGGCCTCGACCGCGGACATTCCGGCCACGGTGGCAGATGCGGCAGGTCTGCGCGGGCTACCCCTGGACGGGCTGAGCCTGCGCGCGGCCGGCGACGGCGCCTACGCCGGCTCCGACTACCTCACCTGCCGCTACGGCAACTTCGTGTGGTACCGCGACCGGAGCACCTGGTTCTTCAGCGGCCTCGACTTCACCGGCCCGCGGCTGTTCGACCTCGAGGCCGACCCCCGCTGCCGGAACAACGTCGCCGAACGGCTGCCCGAGCGTGCCGCGACCGCGCGCGAGCGGATCCTGGCCGATGCCGGCGGGCGGCTGATCCGCCACGACCCGCCGGCCGCAACCGACGCGATCGGCCGCCGGCTCGCCTGA